From Scleropages formosus chromosome 1, fSclFor1.1, whole genome shotgun sequence, a single genomic window includes:
- the pheta1 gene encoding sesquipedalian-1: protein MLLMGIQFVVQESVPEGVMKLNERSVAHYATCDSPPDKTGFLFKKGERNTAYHRRWFILKGNMLFYFEDRESREPIGVIVLEGCTVELCESAEEFAFAIKFDCAKARVYKLAAESQAGMESWVKALSRASFDYMRLVVRELEKQLEEMQEAGGTWSHSRLKLSRRATQQMSRSKALPSPDTTAVTAPAENHARHEEILLLPSGSRENGVAWSKPSLLSSNSKGPMFSLTSDENNSSCELEPPPVPPRRRGASGFVFSLESPVSPGTVCFSKLHDWYGKEVADLRLEWLQNQ from the exons ATGCTGCTTATGGGAATTCAGTTTGTTGTCCAAG AATCTGTACCAGAAGGAGTTATGAAGCTGAATGAGCGCAGCGTggctcactatgccacctgtgaTTCGCCACCTGATAAGACTGGCTTTCTGTTCAAGAAAGGGGAGCGCAATACGGCGTACCACCGCCGCTGGTTCATTCTAAAGGGAAACATGCTGTTCTACTTTGAGGACCGTGAGAGCCGTGAGCCCATCGGTGTCATTGTTCTAGAGGGCTGTACCGTTGAGCTGTGTGAATCTGCTGAAGAGTTTGCTTTTGCTATCAAGTTTGACTGTGCCAAGGCCCGTGTTTACAAATTGGCAGCTGAAAGTCAGGCTGGCATGGAATCCTGGGTGAAGGCTCTGTCACGTGCCAGCTTTGACTACATGAGGCTGGTGGTGCGGGAGCTGGagaaacagctggaggagatgcAGGAAGCTGGGGGCACGTGGTCTCACAGCAGATTGAAGCTGTCAAGGAGAGCAACACAGCAGATGAGTCGCTCCAAAGCATTACCATCACCTGATACAACAGCAGTGACAGCCCCTGCAGAGAATCATGCCCGACATGAGGAGATACTGCTCCTACCCAGTGGTTCCAGGGAGAATGGAGTTGCCTGGAGCAAACCATCATTATTGTCCAGCAACAGCAAGGGACCCATGTTCTCTCTCACTTCAGATGAGAATAACAGCAGCTGCGAGCTGGAACCACCCCCTGTTCCTCCCCGCAGGCGGGGAGCATCGGGGTTTGTCTTCTCTCTTGAGAGCCCTGTCTCTCCAGGAACAGTGTGCTTCTCTAAGCTTCACGACTGGTATGGAaaggaagtggctgacctacGTCTGGAGTGGTTGCAGAACCAGTGA